The Oncorhynchus kisutch isolate 150728-3 linkage group LG10, Okis_V2, whole genome shotgun sequence region tttcctccctctctctctacctctccctttctctctcaccccctgccAGAGCTTTTCTATACCGGCATCCCACTCTCCCAGTTAGACAGGCTTTCTCTATGACAAACAAAACACTCTACATGATCTGCAGCACACAACATCAGTGCTGAACTCAGGCCATCCAGAATGTTCCCACTGTTCAACAGGTCTAGTCTATAGTGTGAGTGCCTCTATAAAGTCAACAGTATGGCTCCATCCTGATTGTCCTGTGACATAGCTTCTAGTCTAAAGCAGACTGACTATATCTCCATTCCCTCCGGCGTCTTTCTGCATGTGGCGTTAGATGTTGGgttagaaagaggaggagggaggtaggttTGTCTTGGTAGACTGTGCTGTACCAGGCCCAGAGTTCAGCGTTATTACCACCAGATGTAGGGAGTtttcacggccggttgtgatacagcctggaaacaaaccagggtctgtagtgactcctctaggactgcgatgcagtgccttagaccgctgcgccactcgggagccccaaagtCAGGCTAGAGGCtatagcaggcaggcaggcaggcagggccccAGCCCAGAGTGGGAGAGTCCCGGGGAGGCAGGGTGTGGTGGCTGGTGGTTGTGGGGTATGTGCTCCCCTCTGAGAGATGACTCAATTGGGCTGTTGGGTTTGGAATGGTCCTGACTGGTGCCTGGTGATGGTCTGTCACTTTAAGAGGGAAACAGACAAAATATACACAAGAAAGAAACAACTCTATGTACAGTTGCACATGGTCAGGTTTGTCTGCACTGTAGGCCCATGTTTGTCAGATTAAAGTTCAaataaactctgcaaaaaaaataaactcactgtcaactgcgtttatttttagcaaacttaacatgtgtaaatataggggggggtcaaaatcaaaagtaagtcagtatctggagagaccaccagctgcattaagtactgcagtgcatctcctcctcatggactacacctgattttgccagttcttgctgtgggatgttaccccactcttccaccaaggcacctgcaaggtcccggacatttctgggggggaatggccccatccctcaccctccgatccaacaggtcccagacttgctcaatgggattgagatccgggctctttgctggccatggcagaacacttacattcctgtcttgcaggaaatcacgcacagaacgagcagtatggctggtggcattgtcatgctggagggtcatgtcaggatgtgcCTGCAGGAAgcgtaccacatgagggaggaggatgtcttccctgtaacgcacagcgttgagattgcctgcaatgataacaagctcagtacgatgatgctgtgacacaccgccccagaccatgacggaccctccacctccaaatccatCCTGCTCCAGAATACAGGCCTGGGTGTAACCCTCATTCCTTccacgataaacgtgaatccgatcatcacccctggtgagacagaaccgcaactcgtcagtgacgagcactttttgccagtcctgtctggtccagcgatggtgagtttgtgcccataggcaccggtgatgtctggtgaggacctgcctaacaacaggcctacaagccttcagtccagcctctctcagcctattgtggacagtatgagcactgatggagggattgtgtgttcctggtgtaactcgggcagttgttgttgccatcctgtaccagtCCCGCAGGTTTTGATGTTCAggtgtaccaatcctgtgcaggtgttacagtCTGCCGCTGCGagaacgatcagctgtctgtcctgtctccgtGTAGCGCTGTCTAAGTTGTCTCTCAGTACGGGCATTGcattttattgccctggccacatctgcagtcctcatgcctccttgcagcatgcctaaggcatgttcacgcagatgagcagggaccgtttaggtgtttttcagagtcaatagaaaggcctctttagtgtcctaagttttcaaaactgtgaccttaattgactAAAGTCTGTAAGCTTttggtgtcttaacgaccattccacaggtgcatgttcattatttgtttatggttcattgagcaAGCATGGGAAACGATGTTTTAAACCCTTtagaatgaagatctgtgaagttatttggatttttactaaatatctttgaaagacagggtcctgaaaaagggagttTATCTATGTTCAATGTGCACTGGCTAGGACTAATGAATCATCTTAATTGTCAGATAAGTGAATGTATTAAATATACTTCAGCTCAATGTCAAGTATCAAGGCTACTATGGACGTAATCTTATCTTAGGCGGTATCTTACACATTGACAGCCAGCTTGCAACACACAATCACTTGAAATATTCTACTGAATGTATGTGCCTCGCCTTGCATCCTCATCAAGAGGCTCTCCCCTGTTCCATCGTGTTGTGAGACCACAAGTGACCGAGTGCATCGTTCTAAATCGCCACATTACCTAAATCTATGTAACCGTGGCAACAAAGTGGCTGAGCAAATGAATTGATCTTCAGGGGCATCATGAGACCAAATTACTTTGTCACTTCTAATTTGTTGACAGATGGGTCATGAAGTGTGACATCTATTTCGCACAGGATATAGTGTGAGGAAATGGACCTTTTAGTGTACTGAGTAATTTGACTTTGTCtgttttttctgtctgtctggggctcgCCCCCTCACTTTcttggtctctttctctccctcaattTTTTTCCTAATTtaatttctctccttttctctctctctctctctctctctctctctctctctctctctctctctctctctctctctctctctctctctctcagggattTTCTTCCTCGAGGATCAGGCATTGTCACCCGTAGACCTCTGATCCTGCAGCTGTGCTTTAACAAAGCCGGTGAGTCTGAATTCTCATACAACCATGGCCTTATCTGTCCTCATTGCTCCTGCCATGGACCTGCCTCCTCCACTCAACAACACTGTCTGGTGCCTGGTAAAGACTTtcctgtgtctcgctctctgtgtctcgctctctgtgtctcgctctctgtgtctcgctctctgtgtctcgctctctgtgtctcgctctctgtgtctcgctctctgtgtctcgctctctgtgtctcgctctctgtgtctcgctctctgtgtctcgctctctgtgtctcgctctctgtgtctcgctctctgtgtctcgctctctgtgtctcgctctctgtgtctcgctctctgtgtctcgctctctgtgtctcgctctctgtgtctcgctctctgtgtctcgctctctgtgtctcgctctctgtgtctcgctctctgtgtctcgctctctgtgtctcgctctctgtgtctctgtgtctcgctctctgtgtctctgtgtctcgctctctgtgtctctgtgtctcgctctctgtgtctctgtgtctcgctctctgtgtctctgtgtctcgctctctgtgtctctgtgtctcgctctctgtgtctctgtgtctcgctctctgtgtctctgtgtctcgctctctgtgtctctgtctctcgctctgtgtctctgtctcgcgctctctgtgtctctgtctcgcgctctctctctctctgtcgtgtctGTAGAGTATGCAGAGTTCCTACACTGTAAAGGGAGGAAGTTTGTGGACTTTGAGGAGGTCCGGGCGGAGATTGAGGCGGAGACAGACAGGATCACAGGCTCCAACAAGGGCatctcccccatccccatcaaCCTCCGGGTCTACTCCCCTAACGGTAATGCTCACCAACAGTTATTCATTTGGTGTTCATTTTAACATACGCATGCACACGTTCAGTTGGACgtatgcgtacacacacacacacacgcatgcacacataaAAGCGCAGCAAACACTTACATTCATGTATCAACCTCTCAAAGAAACTACCTTCGCCATGCCATACAAGGACATGTATACACAATGTAACACACATCATACAGTCTACATGGCAACAGTCAtaaccttctccctccccctccatctcgcCCTCAGTGTTAAACCTGACTCTGATCGACCTGCCGGGGATGACTAAGGTGGCAGTGGGGGACCAGCCGCTGGACATAGAGCACCAGATCAGGGACATGCTGCTGCAGTTCATCACCAAGGAGAGCTGCCTCATCCTGGCCGTCACCCCCGCCAACCAGGACCTGGCCAACTCCGACGCCCTCAAGATTGCCAAGGAGGTGGACCCACAGGGTAAGGGACTAGGAGGTGGACCCACAGGGTAAGGGACTAGGAGGTGGACCCACAGGGTAAGGGACTAGGAGGTGGACCCACAGGGTAAGGGACTAGGAGGTGGACCCACAGGGTAAGGGACTAGGAGGTGGACCCACAGGGTAAGGGACTAGCCTAGTGGTGCTGTACTGGTTCTCTATTGGAACTCCCAGGACCAAAGGATGAGGATGGGCACTTGATTTCTGGGTGGTGTTCATTTGGTGCACCAAATAGACTGAAACATTGACGCagtacctggacttgtccaataagaatatTGAATTGAAGGAGATGAGGAATGGAAGGCTGGGTGGATGGTGGACAGGCAGTAGTCAGGATTAATATGATGAGATGAACTGTTTGGTTCTGTTCAGGTCTGCGCACTATTGGCGTGATCACAAAGCTGGACCTGATGGACGAAGGGACGGATGCTAAAGACATCCTGGAGAACAAACTGCTACCTCTGCGTAGAGGTgaggggagacacacacacacacacacacacacctcatggaCTGCAGAGGAATAAGTGTGCGCTCTCTCTCCAGGTTATATCGGCGTTGTGAACCGCAGTCAGAAGGACATAGATGGCAGGAAGGACATCCGTGCTGCGCTGGCTGCTGAGAGGAAGTTCTTCCTGTCTCACCCGGGCTACAGACACATGGCCGAGCGCATGGGCACCCCACACCTGCAGAAACAACTAAACCAGGTGAGAGATTACTCAACGTTCACCTTTCTGTTATTCTACACTGACGTTCTAGTCTGACTTCCAGATCAGTTGTTTTGCTTTCTTGTGAACTCGAGAGACGGCACCAACAGATCTTAAACCAGGCTATAATGTTCCTTGAAACTCACTTTTTCATTCACTATACAttctctcccctcctgttctcctTCTCGCTCATTCTATCCcttccatttctccttctccctccctcctctcctccctcactcatggtgtccctctccctcctccctcactcacggtgtccctctctctctcctcagcaacTGACCAACCACATCAGGGACACTCTGCCTGGGCTGCGCAGTAAGCTGCAGAGCCAGGTGCTCTCCCtggagaaagaggtggaggagtACAAGAACTTCCGTCCCGACGACCCCACACGCAAGACCAAGGCCCTGCTGCAGTgagtagaggacacacacaccaccataatGAGTAGCTCCAGAGTTGACCCTGACTCTCTGTCTTTCATCCTAGGATGGTGCAGCAGTTTGGGGTGGACTTTGAGAAGCGTATCGAGGGCTCTGGGGACCAGGTGGACACAGCGGAGTTGTCGGGCGGTGCCAAAATCAACCGGATCTTCCACGAGCGCTTCCCCTTCGAGCTGGTCAAGGTGAGCGCTGCGGTCTCAATACTCACTGTCACAATATTTCCACAAGAGAAGTTCATCTGCCTGCTTGACTGTTTTGACCACAGTTGATCGACTTGTTTAGAAGTGTGAATTTTAGAGTGCAGAATGGATTAACAGTGTTTCTATTGTTtgttctttcttcttctctcttttctctctgtcagaTTGTGTTTGATGAGAAGGAGTTGAGGAGGGAGATCAGTCATGCCATCAAGAATGTCCATGGTGTCAGgcaagtggaggagaggaggggccgTCCTGTGTCTTCACACATCACCACCACTGTGTTCAGCTCTTTCCTCTTCACTGTCAACCCTCTGTTTCCTCCTTTCATGTAAAACTGACCCACAGCATGCTTAGCGATCACAGAGCAATTAGCCTAAAATGCCCACAGATCACTCTCCCACAGAACTGCCTATCATACACTCAAATGGTTGTTGTTCGATGTGAAATCTAAACCCATTTAATTTCGTGTTTGTATGCTGATAACCTTggctctgctctctcttccttATTTCTGTCTGCGAATGTCTGTTTTATTATCTTTTTATTAGATTTGTTTTAATATGTACTTTTCTCGTTTTCTGGACTGACATGTCTTTATCTGCTTTTGTCTGTTTGTATGCTATCTCTCTGGACAATAACTTGTCTGTCGTCCTACTTCTGtcagttttttgtttgtttatccctgtctgtccgtctccttatctctgtccccccccccccccctgtctgtcttTGTGCGTCCTCAGAACGGGCCTGTTCACTCCCGACCTGGCGTTTGAGGCCATTGTGAAAAAGCAGATCATTAAGCTGAAAGAGCCCTGTATCAAATGTATCGACCTTGTCATTCAGGAGCTCATCAACACAGTCAGGCAGTGCACCAACAAGGTACTGCAGCCTGGTGTCCAGACTCCCGTCCTGTCCCGACCCAGCCTGGCCACAAGGGGGCGACACTGGGGGGGGCACAAGACTGACCCACTCTGCTCCAAAACAGCTGTCCATCCATGGCCTCTATGACCCTTTAGATAGCACAACTAGGGCCCAGAGATTTTCCAGTCAGGTCATGTAGTTAGTCAGTAAataaaaactcctggccctaatcAGAACGTCTACTGTGTAACCACccgggggctcccgagtggcgcagcggtctaaggcactgcatctcagttcaaatccaggctgtatcacaaccggccgtgattgggagtcccatagggcggcgcacaattggcccagtgtcgtccaggtttggctggtgtaggccgtcattgtaaataaaaatgtgttaattaaggttaaataaataaaataaatacacgcTATACACACTTGTGTATATTTAGTGTGGTGTATGTCCAGAGGACTGGATGGGGCAGATATGGGGACAGTTTGAATCCCCCCTCAGCCCGCCACAGCTAGCCTGTGTGCCAGGTGCTGCTGTCGTGTTTTGTGACGGTTGTGGTGTCGTCGTCGTGGAGACGGGATGGTTGGGGATGGCCATTCCCCGAGCATCACTGGTCTCACATGGACAAGCTGCAGGTCTCATCTGTCTAAGAATGATACACACTTAGGACTGACATAGCTAGGGTGTTAGTTATGTGGGTACTGTGAGTTGAATATGTGCCCACATATCTATATTATATACCTAGTTTGAGAAGAACTGCCCTGTCAAGAGAAGAGGATGTGAAAGCCTGCGGCTTGTCCTTATCTTCTTGCTTCACTTGTGTTTCTAGAGACGAGATTTCTAGTTTGACAGATAACTAACTAAACTAAGAATCttcttgtttttctttctttcctgtatttctctctctcgcctcttgttatttctgtctatccctctctctatgctGCCCCCCTACACTACGCCCCCCGTACCCCCTCAGAACGGGGTTGTTCACCCCTGACCTGGCCTTCGAGGCCATAGTCAAAAAGCAGATCCTCAAACTGAAAGAGCCCAGCCTGAAATGTGTGGATCTGGTGGTGTCTGAGCTGACCGCGCTCGTCATGAAGTGTTCCGTCAAGGTAACCAAGAGCAGACTCGCCCCTCACAGGAAagtgggggggagagaaggaagagagagcgagtgtTCTGGAGCGTATCCTCTCATCTGTGATTGAATGCCCGTCCCTGTTCCCCTCGCACCTCTCCTCCACCGCGCTCCAATCAGCAACCTCTATCCTAATCATCCCCCACGCCATCGCTCCTCAGTGCCTGGATTGTGTGTATCCCTCCCTCGCCACACACATCCTCTCCTTTTGTCCAAGCCACACGTGTCCAATCAAGCATTGACTTGCAAATCACGTCCGAATTTTAAGCAGTGCGTCTTAACTTCCTTTCAGCAGCCCCTCACCCGTGCCCTGTTTGATTTGAGCACATTTAAGACTGATTCTCCATCTGCCTCCTCCTTCCATCTGcctcctccatccccatctcccctcctcctcaagACGCAGACCTCTGTCTACCAGAACATCAGAGCCCATTAGAGGGGGCATTGCCATAGCAACAGTGCTGCTTAACAACCAGGCCATCTTGTGGATTGGGGGGAAATTGCATTTCAAAGACCCACCACAGTCCATCCCTTTCACTGTCACTCTACCTCTGGTATTAGTTCAGCTGAAGAAAGGATTTGCCCTTCACTCTGTCCTTCACCCTCTTCTTCATTCTCCTGATCTGTTCTTCACTAACATGAAATAATATCAGCAATCACCGTCAGCTTGGAATGATTGTTTACTGTCACAGGAATATAGTGTCAACTGTAAGTTAATGAacttaaataaaaatatttaggattttttattttttttattttagccATTGATCCATTTAAAGGTTGACTCCAGTCAACTAGAGCTAATCATCATGACATCACTCCTCATGGTATCCATCATGGTCATTCCCAGCTGAGGCTGAAAGCGCTGCCCTTATGCCATAGATCACAGACATTCATCCTGTGTGCATGCCcattaaggagtgtgtgtgtgtggtagttaaTATGATTACTATATTCACTGCTGAATGCCTATGTCCTTTCCATATCCTGCACACTGAGTGTAAGAAACatttaagaacaccttcctaatattgagttgcaccccattttgccctcagaacagcctcagtttgtcgggacatggactctacaaggtgttgaaagcgttacacagggatgctggcccctgttgactccaatgcttcccacagttggctggatgtcctttgggtggtggatcattcttaatacacaaaggaaactgttgagtgtgaaaaacacagcagcgttgcagttcttgacacaaactggtgcacctggcacctactaccataacctgttcaaaggcacttaaatattttgtcttgcccattcaccctcttcaAAATCCTTGAACctgtttcctctcctcatctacactgattgaagtggatttaacaggtgacatcaataaggtttcatagctttcacctggtcagtctatcatggaacgagcaggtgttcttaatgttttgtccactcagtttGCTTTTCATCTCCTGTCTGTTGTATATGTAAATGGAAGGTAGGTCTGCCTGGATAGTCATGCCAGAGTGTTAGTGTATGCTAGTGATTCTCTTTGTCTATATGGTCAGTGTTGCAGTTGTTTTGTATAACCTTGCAGCTGGGTTCTTACCCCCGGCTGAGAGAGGAGACCGAGAGGATCGTCACCACCtacgtcagagagagagagggcaagaccAAGGACCAGGTCAGTGCATTTAGGGCCTGTTTTTACGAGGAGTCTCGGGGTAGGACTGCTGACGTAGGATCAGTtcagccttttagatcataatgaattagATGATATGgtcagggggacctgatcctagatcagcactcctactctgagatgcttatTATTTAAGAAATATATTTCTCCATTTGAAATCAATTGTTTGTAGTTGCCTTTCTTGCACTTGTCTTTTCTGTACTAGGACTGGCTTTGCCTGATTGTGATAAGTGGTTGTTGATGCGCGGATTGTAAATTACATCTGTTCAACGACTAAATGAATGTAAATGTGACGTAAAATGAACTCTATTGTCATAGTGAAGCTCTGTCTTCATTCTAGGTGATGCTGCTGATTGACATTGAGCTGTCCTACATCAACACCAACCACGAGGACTTTATAGGCTTCGCCAAGTATGAACCCCCACCACCCTAATACACCACACCCTTTACCCAagcacctcttccccctctccccctaatGCTCGTGCCCCAGCTCCCAGCTGAAGGTGTGGTTGTGATGTAGTCCTGGGCACCAGACTAACTCACTACTGCCCAAAGTCAGATTTGTACAGTTTGCTGAACTGGGCATGGACTGAACTGAACTCTGCTGAACATGGATCGGGTAGAGTCCCATAAGCTTGTGTGCCTGACTGCCTGTGCTTGATAGTTATTCCTACAGTAAGTGCCATTCCCTATAGACTTGAAACAATCAATACCTCAATCGCTGTTCGGCCACTTTATCACAACCACCAAAGACACTCACAGAGACCACTGTCATTATAAACCACAATTACCACTTCTTTTATCAGTATTACTGATCCTAACAAGGGGCTGTATCTGTGGATCCTTGATCTACAGGCTATAAACCAGCTGTGACTCAGTGAGTCTGATTGATCCACCATGAAGGCAGATCAATGAATGTGGTTAGAACACCGTAGAATACGCTCTAGGGGAGGCTAGGGGTCAGACAAGGTCGTTGCTGCATGGTCCGTCACGGTTAGTTCTGCCTCTAATGAGCTGAATCAAGCATGCTAGGTGGTGCATCCTCCCTttctgaccctgtctctctggagcagtttttaatttatttttcaagGACCCTTATTTGTTGTGTGCTTAGGGATTGAACTGAGTGAGTTTGAGTGGAGTTTTTTTTATCTTCTGACTGCGGTTATTACCAATAACATGGTGTTTTGGAATCCTGATTTCCTGCATCTTGCTGATAGGTCAGCCCTAGCCACTCATACTGGATGTCCTGCCAGAGCTTGACATGCGTTGACCTCTGCCCTCTACACTGTCTCCAGTGTAGCAATTACTATAGGATGCACAGCATGTAGCTAGCTGAGTTGAAAGTCTcttccatagaaatataatgacttCTGTTTCTATGGTCTCTTCCCTCTGCCTGAGGTATGCATCTGATTATGTAACATAGCATTTCCTCTTGCGGGTCTGAATGCCGTGCGGGTTCCTTTCCAATCATCCGCATCATCCGCATGGAGAATGGGTTGATGGATTGATGAGAAGTCTTGTCAGGTAGGTAGGGGTGGTAACTTGTCTCTCGTGGCGTCACTTTCAGTCTTGACTTCAGAAGGCACGATGATGGTAGCCCACCAGGGTACGGCAACAACAGGTGGGCTGTCACGAATCGggtgtccctcttcctctccgcCCCTTCCCCCAGACCCCACTCCCACTGTTCCCATGACTATGTTTGATAACTTGAATTGTAGGACAGGTTTGATAGCTGTTAAACGATTTGATTGATCAATACACATTATTACCCAAACATTGTTGATGCTGATTGTGGTTTTGAATGCGTTTTTCCATCTGAACCTGTCCTTTTCTAACAGTGCCCAGCAGAGAAATACACATCAGAACAAGAAGAGGGCCATTCCAAACCAGGTACACTttgtccctcctcctcccaccctcttTCTTACCCAGCCCTCCCAATCTGATCAACCCCAGATTAAGCTGCCCCAGACTGACACTTCCCCCTCTATCATATTTACATGGTGTAACATACCTGACCTCTGTAACCTAACCTAGCACTTATTTACTTAAGCATAAGTAGCTTCAAGATAACCCCTGCAAATCATGGCCAAATACCATCCTGTCTTTAAGTCAGATGTTAATTATCCTCCTTGGCCACTGTGTTATAAACCTGGCACCTCTCTGTTTCATCCAAACAGTTCTAAACGTGTTTTGAAGTCTCTGCTTTATTGATGTGACATCTAAATACCTGAAATCATGTGACTATGTTATGTCAGCTTCAATGTCATCAACACTTATGGAGTGCACTTCTCAGGTTCCTGGAAACCTAGTAAGGGTACATATTTTCTAGGATATACATTACATCCTATAGAAATACCTTCTAACACTGTATTTCAGCGAGGGGAGAgttaccctagactagagtcatTCAAGCCCTCCCTGCTTCCCTGCATAGGAAATGAACAGCTATATTTCTACTACAACTATCACTACTTTATCACTATTTGCACGGCACTACAACACAACCAAGGCATGATACCCAACAGCAAAGCAACAATCatagatttgttttgtttttcaactAACCCAAGCACTTTTTGTATTGTAATTCAGAATGTGCATGGGACCCAGCTTCGCTCAATGAAGCAAACAATATCAAATAACTGATGTGTGGTACTTGAAGGAAATCTAATCGCATGTAACTCTTgttctcttgctccctctctatctctcgctgtctccatcttttgttctttctatccctcaacctctctctccatctctcgctgtctccatcttttctctccttccatctttcgttctttctctcgctgtctccatcttttctctccttccatctttcgTTCTTTCTATCCCTcaacctctccatctctcgctgtcTCCATCGTTCGTTCTTTCtatccctcaacctctctctccatctctcgctgtcTCCATCTTTTCTCTCCTTCATTTCTGTCTCTCACCTTCAAACCTTTCATTCTACCATTTCAAACgttttctgccccccccccccccccccccccacacacacacactcctcccattACCCATTACCCATTTTCccactcccccatctccctccctccctggcttGCTTGCTTCCCCATTTTTCCCTGGTCTATGATTTATCCTGCCATCTTTTGCCCTAACCACTCCCCAACCCCCCTCCCATCCCTGCAGGGTGAGATTCTGGTAAGTACCCCACAGATCCAAGCCAAACCCTGTTAGGAGTCAGCAGGGGTCACCAGAGCAGGAGAACTGAGGCCAGACATCTGACACTTAGGAAAGAATGGGAGGTTATGGGAATTGGTGTTATGACAACTTGTTCCAGGTTACTCCTGTGTACAGAACTTCTCTTCAAAACAATGAGCTGTTTTTTCTCGTCATATCTTCCCTACTCCACAGGGACTGAGAGAGGGCGAGCAGGAGGAGGTAGTATAGTCTCAAAGTCTCAAGA contains the following coding sequences:
- the LOC109883493 gene encoding dynamin-2 isoform X11 — translated: MGNRGMEDLIPLINKLQDAFSSIGQSCNLDLPQIAVVGGQSAGKSSVLENFVGRDFLPRGSGIVTRRPLILQLCFNKAEYAEFLHCKGRKFVDFEEVRAEIEAETDRITGSNKGISPIPINLRVYSPNVLNLTLIDLPGMTKVAVGDQPLDIEHQIRDMLLQFITKESCLILAVTPANQDLANSDALKIAKEVDPQGLRTIGVITKLDLMDEGTDAKDILENKLLPLRRGYIGVVNRSQKDIDGRKDIRAALAAERKFFLSHPGYRHMAERMGTPHLQKQLNQQLTNHIRDTLPGLRSKLQSQVLSLEKEVEEYKNFRPDDPTRKTKALLQMVQQFGVDFEKRIEGSGDQVDTAELSGGAKINRIFHERFPFELVKIVFDEKELRREISHAIKNVHGVRTGLFTPDLAFEAIVKKQIIKLKEPCIKCIDLVIQELINTVRQCTNKLGSYPRLREETERIVTTYVREREGKTKDQVMLLIDIELSYINTNHEDFIGFANAQQRNTHQNKKRAIPNQVIRKGWLTINISIMKGGSKEYWFVLTAESLSWYKDEEEKEKKYMLPLDNLKLRDVEKGFMSTKHVFGVFNTESRNVYKDLRQIELACDTQEDVDSWKASFLRAGVYPEKDQVDTEDTAPSETFSMDPQLERQVETIRNLVDSYIGIVNKSIRDLMPKTIMHLMINSAKDFIHSELLAYLYSSGDQNSLMEESADQAQRRDEMLRMYHALKEALHIIGDITTTTVTVPVPPPVNDSWMQEASPTPQRRPPAAAAPPPSRPPAVSGPRPGPPLNPSPAFGGPPIPSRPGPPPINAFGSNNHQDPFSAPPLIPSRPARIPPGVPSRRPPGAPHRPTIIRPAEPSLLD
- the LOC109883493 gene encoding dynamin-2 isoform X9, producing MGNRGMEDLIPLINKLQDAFSSIGQSCNLDLPQIAVVGGQSAGKSSVLENFVGRDFLPRGSGIVTRRPLILQLCFNKAEYAEFLHCKGRKFVDFEEVRAEIEAETDRITGSNKGISPIPINLRVYSPNVLNLTLIDLPGMTKVAVGDQPLDIEHQIRDMLLQFITKESCLILAVTPANQDLANSDALKIAKEVDPQGLRTIGVITKLDLMDEGTDAKDILENKLLPLRRGYIGVVNRSQKDIDGRKDIRAALAAERKFFLSHPGYRHMAERMGTPHLQKQLNQQLTNHIRDTLPGLRSKLQSQVLSLEKEVEEYKNFRPDDPTRKTKALLQMVQQFGVDFEKRIEGSGDQVDTAELSGGAKINRIFHERFPFELVKIVFDEKELRREISHAIKNVHGVRTGLFTPDLAFEAIVKKQILKLKEPSLKCVDLVVSELTALVMKCSVKLGSYPRLREETERIVTTYVREREGKTKDQVMLLIDIELSYINTNHEDFIGFANAQQRNTHQNKKRAIPNQGEILVIRKGWLTINISIMKGGSKEYWFVLTAESLSWYKDEEEKEKKYMLPLDNLKLRDVEKGFMSTKHVFGVFNTESRNVYKDLRQIELACDTQEDVDSWKASFLRAGVYPEKDQVDTEDTAPSETFSMDPQLERQVETIRNLVDSYIGIVNKSIRDLMPKTIMHLMINSAKDFIHSELLAYLYSSGDQNSLMEESADQAQRRDEMLRMYHALKEALHIIGDITTTTVTVPVPPPVNDSWMQEASPTPQRRPPAAAAPPPSRPPAVSGPRPGPPLNPSPAFGGPPIPSRPGPPPINAFGSNNHQDPFSAPPLIPSRPARIPPGVPSRRPPGAPHRPTIIRPAEPSLLD
- the LOC109883493 gene encoding dynamin-2 isoform X12, which encodes MGNRGMEDLIPLINKLQDAFSSIGQSCNLDLPQIAVVGGQSAGKSSVLENFVGRDFLPRGSGIVTRRPLILQLCFNKAEYAEFLHCKGRKFVDFEEVRAEIEAETDRITGSNKGISPIPINLRVYSPNVLNLTLIDLPGMTKVAVGDQPLDIEHQIRDMLLQFITKESCLILAVTPANQDLANSDALKIAKEVDPQGLRTIGVITKLDLMDEGTDAKDILENKLLPLRRGYIGVVNRSQKDIDGRKDIRAALAAERKFFLSHPGYRHMAERMGTPHLQKQLNQQLTNHIRDTLPGLRSKLQSQVLSLEKEVEEYKNFRPDDPTRKTKALLQMVQQFGVDFEKRIEGSGDQVDTAELSGGAKINRIFHERFPFELVKIVFDEKELRREISHAIKNVHGVRTGLFTPDLAFEAIVKKQILKLKEPSLKCVDLVVSELTALVMKCSVKLGSYPRLREETERIVTTYVREREGKTKDQVMLLIDIELSYINTNHEDFIGFANAQQRNTHQNKKRAIPNQVIRKGWLTINISIMKGGSKEYWFVLTAESLSWYKDEEEKEKKYMLPLDNLKLRDVEKGFMSTKHVFGVFNTESRNVYKDLRQIELACDTQEDVDSWKASFLRAGVYPEKDQVDTEDTAPSETFSMDPQLERQVETIRNLVDSYIGIVNKSIRDLMPKTIMHLMINSAKDFIHSELLAYLYSSGDQNSLMEESADQAQRRDEMLRMYHALKEALHIIGDITTTTVTVPVPPPVNDSWMQEASPTPQRRPPAAAAPPPSRPPAVSGPRPGPPLNPSPAFGGPPIPSRPGPPPINAFGSNNHQDPFSAPPLIPSRPARIPPGVPSRRPPGAPHRPTIIRPAEPSLLD